One Gossypium hirsutum isolate 1008001.06 chromosome A08, Gossypium_hirsutum_v2.1, whole genome shotgun sequence genomic window, CCACATATTTGTCGACCCACCTAATTGACCCCAATTGAGCCACTTTAAGGGCCGGATATCTATTTTAGGCTCttaattaattttagtaaataaaccaaaattaattacctaattaaataatttacacaagtcttattttaatcatattaaagtCAAGACAATCGTATTAAAATGCACGTGTAATTTTAAGTAATTACTTTTATTCCATTCCAAACAATTAGATAAAATGAAAtaggacatatataattagggcttaaataattttaaaaaagtccCGACTCTTCTTCTATTAATCACAAGTTATCTAGTCACTAAGCCATTCCACTGAAGCACTGTGACTAATTTCCTTATTATATACCATTCACCTAATTCGATCAATTTTATCTCATGGTCACAATTATATCTTCTGCAATGAAAACGATCATTACTCGTACTAGTAATGCTAAAATCTTTTATCCAAGACAAATGACCTTGGTCAagtttcattttcataatatatacaATGTCAaagagaggatatcatttactcttATTAAAGCTATGATTCTATTGTAAGTAATGTTATGCCATGCACAAATCATGAACTTAACGTACCAAATTTTGGCCCACTGTCATGAGAGCTCAAGTTTTCAATACATCAAAACACATAAGTTATACACACATGATCTATCACTTATTCAAAATTTAGGTaagccacactatgaacatcacaagtgaataaatccataaacgaatctaGGATAAATTGAACttgggtccaatccaatgtatTGTTAATCTGaacaatcacatctatgtctttatttCTAAGAATCAATCCGACTCTGATAGCTTAGAAAAACTATCTCTCCAATTGGACTCATAAACGACATAATAGTCTcctatttatttaaatcatttgcTCAATCTAATTCTATGGACTGTCGGTAATTTAGATTAACTACTAGTATAAATTGCCTTCTCACATTATAATTCGTTTATATAAtgtaacttaatattagttaaacgttaTATAACCAATGAACCAATATTTGCTTATACATTTAGTTTTTCATGCAAAAGCAATTAAAGGACAATCTAGCATATAAATAAATAGCATTTGTTTATTTCCATGAATAATCTATTATATTATTTCAGTAACCTATCAAACATGATAAAATTACTACACTAAGGGCTCAAAATTTTTAACATCCTTAAGGTTCATTTACAGTAATTCTTTTGCGCATCAACATATATAGTGGGGGaaaatagaaccttaaagaaaTAGTTACACGCTAAAGCCttcattaatttctcataagttATTTATATAAACTCATGCTCCAGCCATGGAGGTTGTTGCTTTTGGAATCTTTTATAACCACTTAACATAACCTACTTGATGAGATCTCTAGCTGTTGAGATTTGTCCCCTGGGTGTAGCTAATTTTGTCATTATCTACTTGAACttttttgaattgattgaataaataaaaattaccaCATGTTTATTTCATATTCTTTATATGATTGTCCTCAATGATTTTTTGTATGTAAAGAAACATGGATAAGAAAATATTGACTTGGTGATTATCTAAGGTCTAAATAATATTAAGTTATATTATATGGTCAAGAATTATAATGcgagaagacaacttatattagtaagtAATCTAAATTGCCCATAGTCCATGAATTAGATTGAGAAAATAACTCATGTTAGGAATATTAAGTCGCTAATAGGCCCAACTGAAGGTAGATTGACTTCTAGAAATAGAAGTATAGATTGGATAAtaccttaatttaatttatccagatttgtttatggatttattcatttgtgacgttcatagtgtgtcTTATCTAAATCTTGAGTAAGTGAATGCCCCAATGTATAACTCGTGTGCCTTGATATATTGAAAACTTGTGCTCTCAAGACAGTGGAACATGGTCATGGGTTATTTGTCTGGGATAAATGATTTTATCATTACTAGTTTAAGTAATGATTATTTTCGTTAGGGAAGATACAATGGTGACCATGAGATAAAATGGAACGAATTATGTGATGGAATTTAACCTGAAGGGATCAAAGATCTCCTCTGAAGGAAAAACacatatgacaaggtcattagataaAAGCTTAATTTAGTTACTttcataatgatatataatgAGAAGTTTAGCCAAGGTACTTTTAGTAAATTGACTCCATGATTGGATAAACTTTTATAGATGAAgagtcaaaacttaattataaattattttagctctaattatatatgtccaactAGCCTCTCTACTAGCTCAAAAACTTTGAATGGATTGCATAATAAGAACtttgattaaaatgaaaaaaatgacaaAAGAGAAATATATTGCATAAATTACTTTCCACTTCTTTATAAGATAGAAGATGAATtaagattaatttaatttctttaaatcattatgtaattagatgaataaattaaataattaagtccaaagtgaaaattaaattatgtagTTATAGAAGTTTAATTATATTCAGATAGTTTAGTAAATTTGAACATAAATTCTAATACGATAATgtcgtcatgattttaacgaaattagaattaggttatttaaattatttaattaaacttaattacattattaattttagaggaatatttaattatttagttaaGTAAATAAATGAGCTTGATTTTTAAGCGCATTAATAGAAGTAACGTTGGGAAATTGGATCGGATTTGGATCAACCCAATAAGTCCATTAAGGCATATGTGTTGTGGCATGCAAAAAGTATCCTCCCTTGGGTGTGGTCGTTCGATGTTCTAGTAAGTCGTACTTAAGTTCAAGCTTttctagtttaattaattaagaatttcaaatgaaaattaaaCTTTTTACATATTTTTCTCTATATAATTCTCATGCTAGTAAAAGCTTATTTGAGTAATTTTCTTTTGCacttaaataaattagaaattataATTGCAATCATCGaacaattataatttaaatccaaaaattgattttcaacTTCGACAATACAAGGGATTTGCACAAGGGGTTCTTCATGGGAGTATCGGTTAGAAATATAAAAGTTCTAGAATAGTGGAGAAAATCAAGGTTAAAGATATTAAACTTTGGTTCAAATTGATTGAAATGTTCAAATACTTTCTCGAACGCCCTTTACGTACGAAATTTTCTAaacaattttagaatttttttaaaatttcactatgtcaattttgacataatttcTGAACATTTTCCAATATAATGACACATTCATTACGTGAGTAAAATTTTtccatgtaaaaatatatttatataaagtttatatataaataaacaaaataaaactttagttgaaataataaaattaaggcTTTGAGGATGTTTTAGGCTTTAAGTTTCTCaatttgggaattttttttaggtttatagattttataaaaatatacacaaaaagattaaaatatcctcacgataatatttattactttttaagtATAGAAGTTGTTTTAGTCACTTTCCAACTCAGTTGATAATTTATTTACATGTGATATCAACTCAATAAGAGAAATTTAATATAGAAGATAATGatataatatatgtttaaaaaatattaaaaataacttttatatatatatatatttagggttAATGTATTATTTGGGCAGAAATTTGAAAATGCTTCACTTGaactttttttgtccaaatttattcTGAAATTGACAATTTTCTCATATTGAGCCAtagaatttttttccaaattagtcTTTCAACTTGACAACTGTTTACAAATTgggacttgaaattttttttgtctaagaTATTTTCTTGAAAAAAGGTTGGACCTAAAAGAGATTTAAACCCTAATGTGGGAACAATTGCTAAGTTTAGAAGTTaacatagataaaaaaaaatattacaaccCAATGTGAGAACTATTGTTAAGTTTAGACCCAAATTaaccctattttttattttaattattcagTCATAGCTTACATATTGCATACTTAATCATGCACTAAATTCTCCGGCTATGCTTTGGAATTGATTGTTAGCTTACCTCATCCATGAAATCAGAGAGCTATAGTCCTTTTCATACCATTAATATTCCCTATGTCTGGCAAACTCGCATACCATATATTATCACATTTATAGTATTACAAATTATATTTCAAACCATGATCACGACTGATACTTGACAGCTGAATCAGTTTAAATCATGAAAGATACATATAAGAATAATAGGTAATTTGTATGTTTAATCATATCAATCTACGAAATCACACTTTGATTAAATGGCAACTTAAAAGGCTGAAGAGCTAACTCAGTGTCTCCCATCATGGAGAAGTAGTAACTTAGGAACTCTTTGTATCGAAAAGCTCTGTATAATGGAGGCTGTGCTGCATTGGTCAGAGATTTTGCTGGTTCTATAATGCTGTCTTCCGAGGAACTGATGAATAATCCGGCAGTTGTTCGAGCAACCTTGGAGTTGGTCACTGCTCGATGTTCGGCACTTTTCAGCTTGTTGTTGCTCACAATCTATATcaaagccaaatcaacaaattaatCTACATTCACAAATGATGCCATGGTGCAACCATATTAATCCCAGGCCATGCTCATGCATGCTATTAGTATGTACCCGCAATTGGTGGCCTATGTTAACCACAAGAGCATTAGGCAGAGGCTGAACACCAATCCATTGTCCATCTTTGAAGACTTGAAGTCCAAAGGTATGTCCTTGAAGTAGGATGGTAATGAGATTAGGGTCACAATGCTTAGGTAACCCCAAGGTCAAGCTTGGATCTGGACATGGTGGGTAATGGTTAGCCACCAATAGCATAGCTTCACTTAGATCCTTCTTGAAGTACCCAGATTCAAGCCCTAAGCCCTCAGTAAGCAACTCCAGGATTGTTAAACCCAGTTTTTTTCCTTCAACTGAGAATGTCCTTATAACATCCCTGTTAACCAACGGGATTAAGATTTAACGGTTGATCATCATCAGgccttatttaattaaatttacctGTATCGAGTTGGCTTTTGAGGCCAAAGTTTAATGCAGTCGTCTAAAGGATGACAATGGTGCTTCAGAATGTCACGCCAAAAGTGATACTTTTCAGTACCATAGTTAATATTGCTTGTGTAAAGCCTGCAGACTTTATTTGGATCCTCCGAGTAGAGGCTTGCCTTTTCCTCCATTGGCATCTTAAAGAACTCCTCCACCACATTCATTGTGTCATTCAATACTTTCTCTGAAACCCCATGGTTAACAACCTGTTTCAAtgcaacaaaaaatgaaaaacagCTATGACtgccattatatatatatttataattacgTCCAAACCTGAAAAAACCCGAACTCTTGGCTAGCCCTGAGAACATTTAGAATGGTATTACTTCGATTAATCAAAGCTTCCCCGAGGCTAACAACGGGAATGGTGTCACCACTGGGAATGCTGAGCTTGCCGGGCCTTGTTTCTGGTGGAcaaatataagactcgggcaaagGTCGATGGTTGTACCAGTTTGAAACAAGCCGCTCCATTTTTTAATTCTATCTTAGTGAATTTTATGCTATGAAGAGAGGTATTTATAACTCTCTGAATAATGCATATATATTTATGATGAAGAGAAATAGATGAG contains:
- the LOC107895253 gene encoding protein DOWNY MILDEW RESISTANCE 6, producing the protein MERLVSNWYNHRPLPESYICPPETRPGKLSIPSGDTIPVVSLGEALINRSNTILNVLRASQEFGFFQVVNHGVSEKVLNDTMNVVEEFFKMPMEEKASLYSEDPNKVCRLYTSNINYGTEKYHFWRDILKHHCHPLDDCIKLWPQKPTRYRDVIRTFSVEGKKLGLTILELLTEGLGLESGYFKKDLSEAMLLVANHYPPCPDPSLTLGLPKHCDPNLITILLQGHTFGLQVFKDGQWIGVQPLPNALVVNIGHQLRIVSNNKLKSAEHRAVTNSKVARTTAGLFISSSEDSIIEPAKSLTNAAQPPLYRAFRYKEFLSYYFSMMGDTELALQPFKLPFNQSVIS